Proteins from a genomic interval of uncultured Desulfuromusa sp.:
- a CDS encoding EAL domain-containing protein, whose product MKPRKSPTILTIDDEENIRDGFRMFLEDYDYQVIEAKNGREGLEIFAQEHPDLVLCDLRMPEVDGLEVIEKIKKDSPDTPIIVVSGTGIIDDAIEAIRCGAWNYLLKPIQDMPVLLHAINQALERSRLIVENRIYQEHLEEEVTKRTHALQKAVKDLNQSNVKLKNSEQKYRLIFDNLQDVYLEIRLDGIITEISPSISHISQYRREEIINRNIEQLFPSLKDRERLFERLRIENKIFDYELHLQDKDATLIPCSLNASYQVGTDQTGDKLCATLRDVTDRKLAEARIEHLAFYDALTELPNRRLLLDRLEQNISRARRYGHYGAMLFLDLDRFKNINDSLGHPVGDALLQAVSKQLLQDLRSDDTVSRLGGDEFVMLLSDLGKDPTNAAALAQQKAEHIKLKIAEKNIIDGHELHITPSIGVAMFPSVQNIQETGDDILRYADTAMYRAKDDGRDTIRFFLPSMQSAADNRLAIEKELRHALDRGEFSLNFQPQVNNQGTILGAETLARWQHPEKGFVSPATFIPIAEATGLILPIGEWVLQTACEHLKMWSDQGLVVNHLAVNVSPRQFRQPNFVSQVQNILDKTGANPAQLGLELTEGMVIDNILDTIEKMEALKMMGIELSIDDFGTGYSSLTYLKKMPLDILKIDQSFVRDIETDSNDAAIVDTIISMAAHLDLKVIAEGVETEFELKFLEEKGCPLFQGYLFSKPVPNETFMELLKSGQTLG is encoded by the coding sequence ATGAAGCCACGTAAGAGCCCAACAATACTGACGATTGATGATGAAGAAAACATTCGAGACGGCTTTCGAATGTTTTTGGAAGATTACGATTATCAGGTTATTGAAGCAAAAAATGGCCGGGAAGGTCTGGAAATTTTTGCTCAAGAACATCCGGATCTGGTTCTCTGCGACCTGCGAATGCCTGAAGTTGATGGTCTTGAGGTTATTGAAAAAATCAAAAAAGACTCTCCTGACACCCCCATTATTGTCGTCTCAGGAACAGGCATCATTGATGATGCCATAGAGGCCATTCGCTGCGGCGCATGGAACTATCTCCTCAAACCGATACAAGACATGCCGGTACTGCTCCACGCCATTAATCAGGCTCTGGAACGCTCCCGCCTTATCGTTGAAAACCGTATTTATCAGGAGCATCTGGAAGAAGAAGTCACCAAACGGACACATGCTCTACAAAAAGCGGTTAAAGACCTTAATCAATCAAATGTGAAGCTTAAAAACAGCGAACAAAAATATCGGCTCATTTTTGATAATTTACAGGATGTGTACCTGGAAATTCGCCTGGATGGAATTATAACGGAAATCAGCCCATCGATTTCCCACATATCCCAATACCGTCGCGAAGAGATTATTAATCGCAACATTGAACAATTATTTCCCAGTTTAAAAGACCGGGAAAGGCTGTTCGAACGATTGAGAATCGAAAATAAAATTTTTGACTACGAGCTCCACCTACAGGACAAGGATGCAACGCTTATCCCCTGCTCCCTCAACGCCAGCTATCAGGTCGGCACAGACCAAACAGGAGATAAACTTTGTGCGACTTTGCGTGACGTCACAGATCGCAAGCTGGCTGAAGCCAGAATTGAACATTTAGCTTTTTATGATGCCCTGACCGAGTTACCCAACCGTCGTCTGCTTCTGGATCGACTGGAACAAAACATCTCTCGTGCGCGACGTTACGGCCATTATGGCGCTATGCTATTTCTTGATTTGGATCGATTCAAAAACATTAATGACTCCTTGGGGCACCCCGTTGGTGACGCATTGTTACAAGCTGTTTCCAAACAACTCCTTCAAGACTTACGAAGCGATGATACAGTTTCGAGGCTTGGTGGCGATGAATTTGTCATGCTTCTATCTGATCTCGGTAAAGATCCAACCAATGCAGCAGCACTTGCACAACAGAAAGCTGAACACATAAAACTTAAAATTGCAGAAAAAAACATTATTGACGGGCATGAACTCCATATTACCCCGAGCATCGGTGTTGCCATGTTCCCTTCCGTGCAAAACATTCAAGAAACGGGAGATGACATTCTCCGCTATGCCGATACGGCAATGTACCGGGCCAAGGATGACGGTCGCGACACGATAAGATTTTTCCTGCCAAGCATGCAGTCAGCAGCAGACAACCGCCTTGCTATTGAGAAGGAATTGCGTCACGCATTGGATCGAGGGGAGTTTTCCCTTAATTTCCAACCACAGGTCAATAATCAAGGAACAATCCTCGGTGCGGAAACTCTTGCGCGGTGGCAACATCCGGAGAAGGGGTTTGTCTCTCCCGCAACCTTTATCCCGATTGCCGAAGCAACAGGGCTTATTTTGCCGATTGGTGAATGGGTTTTGCAGACGGCCTGCGAACATTTAAAAATGTGGAGCGATCAGGGGTTGGTTGTCAACCACCTGGCAGTCAATGTCAGCCCACGCCAGTTCCGTCAGCCCAATTTTGTCAGTCAGGTCCAAAACATTCTTGACAAAACCGGCGCCAACCCAGCACAACTCGGTCTTGAATTAACTGAAGGAATGGTCATTGATAATATTTTAGACACCATTGAAAAGATGGAGGCGCTAAAAATGATGGGGATTGAACTCTCCATTGACGATTTCGGAACAGGTTATTCATCCTTAACTTACTTGAAAAAAATGCCTCTGGACATTCTGAAAATCGACCAGTCTTTTGTTCGCGATATCGAAACAGACAGCAATGATGCTGCGATTGTAGACACGATCATCTCCATGGCCGCTCACCTGGATCTCAAAGTCATCGCTGAAGGAGTGGAAACCGAGTTTGAGCTCAAATTTTTGGAAGAAAAAGGTTGTCCCTTGTTTCAAGGCTATCTTTTCAGCAAACCAGTGCCAAATGAGACATTTATGGAACTTCTCAAATCAGGCCAGACCCTCGGTTGA
- a CDS encoding response regulator — protein MKQVGPKILFIDKEQSTLELLRQLLRDEEWDCQFVTSASEAMALLENQPIDLIVSDAQTSEMNGFQLLAKVYKQYPSVVRLVISGYSQQDNIIKTLAEGYPQQIIPKPWVDQEFKEIIRSALRQSSLQKKQSPEFQALINSTSLLPALPESYSNIRSCIVGDEVNIEKMADFISQDIAISGALLHWANSALFGQRFLVDTIKKAIIVLGTDIVENLILSEAVIQAIAQTLPNIEGFDFNKLKTHSMATAVLSRLLIKSIFPTDSNQQDRAFVAGLLHDLGKLATASFFPAQFEKAITLANTRKCPLQEAEIEVYGTQHAELGGFLAEWWAFPPFIVNAILWHHQPQTTPMDKDVIAAAHVANLLSYQFNYGSNGETYPRRIADGYREKFYLTEEENEFLRSETEKTVGALTS, from the coding sequence ATGAAGCAAGTTGGCCCCAAAATTCTTTTTATCGATAAAGAGCAAAGCACTCTTGAGCTGTTGCGACAGTTGCTGCGCGATGAAGAGTGGGATTGTCAATTTGTCACCAGTGCCTCTGAAGCAATGGCTTTACTGGAAAATCAGCCGATTGATCTCATCGTTTCTGACGCGCAAACATCAGAGATGAATGGTTTTCAACTTCTGGCAAAAGTCTATAAACAGTATCCTTCTGTTGTCCGCCTCGTCATCAGCGGTTATAGTCAGCAGGATAATATTATTAAGACCCTGGCAGAAGGATATCCACAACAAATCATCCCAAAGCCATGGGTCGATCAGGAGTTCAAAGAGATCATCCGTAGTGCGCTACGTCAAAGCTCATTGCAAAAAAAACAAAGCCCGGAGTTTCAGGCTCTGATTAATTCAACATCGCTCTTACCGGCCCTCCCGGAAAGTTATTCCAACATTCGTTCCTGCATTGTAGGTGATGAAGTTAACATAGAAAAAATGGCCGATTTCATCAGCCAGGACATCGCCATTAGCGGGGCACTATTACACTGGGCCAATTCAGCCCTCTTTGGGCAACGCTTTCTGGTCGATACAATCAAAAAAGCAATCATTGTTCTAGGGACTGATATCGTTGAAAATCTTATTCTTTCAGAGGCTGTCATTCAGGCTATAGCGCAGACACTTCCCAATATAGAAGGGTTCGACTTTAATAAACTCAAAACCCATTCGATGGCAACGGCGGTTCTTTCAAGACTTCTTATTAAGTCAATTTTCCCCACAGACAGTAATCAACAGGATCGTGCCTTTGTGGCCGGACTTCTGCATGACCTGGGAAAATTGGCAACGGCAAGCTTCTTCCCGGCCCAGTTTGAGAAAGCCATCACCCTTGCCAACACCAGAAAATGTCCCTTACAGGAAGCTGAAATTGAGGTTTATGGCACTCAACATGCTGAACTTGGTGGATTTCTCGCCGAATGGTGGGCCTTCCCCCCATTTATCGTCAATGCCATTTTGTGGCACCATCAACCTCAGACAACGCCAATGGACAAAGATGTCATTGCTGCTGCTCATGTTGCCAACCTTCTGAGCTACCAATTTAATTATGGCTCAAATGGAGAAACTTATCCTCGAAGAATTGCTGATGGGTACCGTGAAAAATTCTATCTCACCGAGGAAGAAAATGAATTCCTCCGATCGGAAACTGAAAAAACAGTCGGGGCGTTAACATCCTAA
- a CDS encoding TIGR04211 family SH3 domain-containing protein: protein MKNFLNYILGPLLLVIITSSAYAETGYISDQLIVTVRSGKGNEYKVLETLPTATPVEILEEDKTHVKVITPKGTEGYIQRHYVSKAVPKNIQITQLKNEIETLQQKMQSGQQSLQTSVNDINTYKQQITDLSQQLTQSRKEQERVSLEYKTLLSKSDNVLNLSTENDRLIEENRLLNSELLLLREENQNFHRSNMIQWFLAGGGVLLLGWIMGKFSRKKQRRF from the coding sequence ATGAAAAATTTCCTGAACTATATTCTTGGTCCATTATTGCTCGTGATTATAACCTCTTCGGCTTATGCAGAAACAGGTTATATTTCCGACCAACTCATAGTGACAGTCCGAAGTGGCAAAGGAAACGAATACAAAGTTCTGGAAACGTTGCCGACAGCAACCCCAGTAGAAATTCTGGAAGAAGACAAGACCCACGTTAAGGTTATCACCCCAAAAGGGACAGAAGGCTATATCCAACGCCACTACGTCAGCAAAGCTGTTCCTAAAAACATTCAGATTACGCAGTTAAAAAATGAAATAGAAACGCTACAGCAGAAAATGCAATCCGGACAACAAAGCCTGCAAACAAGTGTCAATGACATAAACACCTATAAACAGCAGATAACAGATCTATCTCAACAATTAACCCAGTCTCGTAAAGAACAAGAAAGGGTGAGTCTTGAATACAAAACCCTATTGAGTAAATCCGATAACGTTCTGAACCTGAGCACAGAAAATGACAGGTTGATTGAAGAAAACCGTCTACTGAATAGCGAACTTCTACTTTTACGTGAAGAAAACCAAAATTTTCATCGTTCCAATATGATTCAATGGTTTCTTGCCGGCGGTGGAGTCCTTCTTCTGGGCTGGATTATGGGCAAATTTTCAAGAAAAAAACAACGCAGGTTCTAA
- a CDS encoding ATP-dependent Clp protease adaptor ClpS, whose product MEKSDTSSGNKTKVCEKTKEQVETPPLFKVLMHNDDYTTMEFVVEVLREVFCKPANEAEKIMLTIHFQGVGYCGTFPYAIAETKASRARLKARKAGFPLRCTLEEA is encoded by the coding sequence ATGGAAAAGTCAGACACCAGTAGTGGGAATAAAACCAAAGTCTGTGAAAAGACAAAAGAGCAGGTTGAAACACCCCCACTTTTTAAAGTTTTGATGCATAACGATGATTACACAACTATGGAGTTTGTCGTAGAGGTTTTACGTGAAGTTTTCTGTAAACCGGCGAATGAGGCGGAAAAAATCATGTTAACTATTCACTTTCAAGGTGTCGGTTATTGTGGAACATTCCCCTATGCGATAGCGGAAACCAAAGCTAGTCGGGCTCGTTTAAAAGCTCGCAAAGCAGGATTTCCTCTGCGATGCACTCTTGAGGAGGCCTGA
- the clpA gene encoding ATP-dependent Clp protease ATP-binding subunit ClpA, whose protein sequence is MFKQDVQIAFTLAVREAQRRRHEYLTTEHVLYALLFEGAGQQILTSCGGDIDELKKELEKFFDEHLESLPAETENVGAEDVPRQTLALQRMLQRTVLHMQASQQEAVGVGDLLAAILEEENSHACFFLQQQGIERVDLLDRISHGDITGSADENPKQQPTDPSPGERSKPKQQPADPLKSFTIDLIARAKEGKIDPLIGRTEELERTILILCRRRKNNPIFVGEPGVGKTAMAEGLALRVADGDVPDLLKNAELFTLDMGALLAGTKFRGDFEERLKAIVSALQKRDQAILFIDEIHTIVGAGATSGGSLDASNILKPALGSGELRCIGSTTYEEYRNLFDKDRALSRRFQRIDLHEPTSDETVEILKGLSPHYEQHHKAHYTEEALESAVQLAVKHLPQRHLPDKAIDVLDEAGAQHRLDGYPKRSIGINEIERVVARMARVPIRTIAGSDRHRLRYLERDLKRMVFGQNPAIECLVRSIHRSRAGLGHPDKPVGSLLFTGPTGVGKTEVAKQLALQLGVKFLRFDMSEYMEKHSVSRLIGSPPGYVGFDQGGLLTEEVGKNPWSVLLLDEIEKAHPDLFNILLQVMDHGILTDNNGKEVDFRNVILIMTSNVGGRDMNIVPIGFGSRSGEAPKNLIEKVFSPEFRNRLDAIINFAPLEEKVMLKVVDKFLTELSTQLSAQNVSIKVSSAARRQLGRQGYDPLFGARPLARLIQAELSDPLSEKILFGDLRSGGKVRVGYQSGKFTFRFD, encoded by the coding sequence ATGTTTAAACAAGATGTCCAGATTGCATTTACTTTGGCTGTTCGTGAAGCGCAACGACGGAGACATGAATATCTGACGACAGAGCATGTCCTTTATGCGTTGCTGTTTGAAGGTGCCGGTCAGCAGATTTTGACCTCCTGCGGTGGCGATATTGATGAATTAAAAAAAGAGCTGGAAAAATTCTTTGATGAGCATCTCGAGTCTCTTCCTGCGGAGACTGAAAATGTGGGTGCTGAAGATGTGCCGCGGCAGACATTGGCCTTGCAGAGGATGTTGCAGAGAACAGTTTTGCACATGCAAGCTTCACAGCAAGAAGCGGTGGGGGTTGGTGATCTTCTTGCGGCCATATTAGAAGAAGAAAACTCTCATGCTTGCTTTTTTCTACAACAACAAGGGATTGAGAGAGTTGATTTGCTTGATCGAATCTCCCATGGTGATATAACCGGCAGTGCTGATGAAAACCCAAAACAGCAGCCGACAGATCCTTCCCCCGGTGAACGGAGCAAACCAAAGCAACAGCCTGCAGACCCACTCAAATCTTTTACAATCGATCTCATTGCAAGGGCAAAAGAGGGCAAGATTGACCCTTTGATCGGTCGTACTGAAGAACTGGAAAGGACGATTCTGATTCTTTGTCGCCGCCGCAAAAATAATCCTATTTTTGTCGGTGAGCCTGGAGTCGGAAAGACGGCTATGGCTGAAGGACTGGCTCTTCGGGTTGCCGACGGAGACGTTCCCGACCTGCTCAAAAATGCTGAATTATTTACCTTGGATATGGGGGCATTGCTGGCTGGGACGAAATTCCGTGGTGATTTTGAAGAACGACTCAAAGCGATTGTCAGTGCTTTGCAGAAACGTGATCAGGCCATCCTTTTTATTGATGAAATTCACACGATTGTCGGGGCAGGTGCAACCAGTGGAGGATCTCTGGATGCGTCCAACATCCTCAAGCCGGCACTAGGATCTGGTGAACTACGTTGTATCGGATCGACGACCTATGAAGAATACCGCAATCTGTTTGATAAAGATCGTGCTCTATCCCGCCGGTTTCAAAGGATCGATCTGCATGAACCGACCAGTGATGAAACGGTTGAAATTCTTAAAGGCTTGTCTCCTCACTATGAACAACATCACAAGGCTCATTACACCGAAGAAGCGTTGGAGTCTGCAGTGCAGCTTGCTGTAAAACATTTGCCGCAGCGGCACCTGCCGGATAAGGCCATTGATGTCCTTGATGAGGCTGGGGCACAACATCGCCTGGATGGATATCCTAAACGGTCCATAGGAATTAATGAAATTGAGCGGGTTGTCGCGCGCATGGCTCGGGTTCCGATTCGAACGATTGCAGGCAGCGATCGTCACCGGCTGCGTTATCTTGAACGAGATCTTAAGCGGATGGTTTTTGGACAGAATCCGGCTATTGAATGCCTGGTCAGGTCGATTCATCGCTCCCGGGCCGGGTTGGGTCATCCGGATAAGCCTGTCGGCTCTCTTCTCTTTACCGGTCCGACAGGGGTGGGGAAAACCGAAGTTGCGAAACAATTGGCTTTGCAGCTGGGAGTGAAGTTTTTACGTTTTGACATGAGTGAATATATGGAGAAGCACTCTGTTTCACGATTGATCGGTTCTCCTCCGGGCTATGTCGGTTTTGATCAGGGTGGGTTATTGACCGAAGAAGTGGGGAAAAACCCTTGGTCAGTGCTACTTCTTGATGAAATTGAAAAAGCGCACCCGGATTTATTTAATATTCTGTTGCAGGTCATGGATCACGGGATTTTGACTGATAACAATGGCAAAGAGGTTGACTTTCGTAATGTCATTCTCATTATGACCAGTAACGTTGGTGGCCGGGATATGAATATTGTCCCCATTGGTTTCGGGAGCCGTAGTGGTGAAGCTCCTAAAAACCTCATAGAAAAAGTTTTTTCACCCGAGTTTCGCAATCGTCTTGATGCCATTATCAATTTTGCGCCTCTTGAAGAAAAGGTCATGTTGAAAGTTGTTGATAAATTTTTAACCGAGTTATCGACTCAATTGTCAGCACAGAATGTCAGCATAAAGGTTTCCAGCGCGGCACGACGACAGCTCGGTCGTCAGGGGTATGATCCGTTGTTTGGCGCAAGGCCGCTTGCGCGTTTAATTCAGGCAGAGTTGAGTGACCCCCTGTCGGAAAAAATACTATTCGGCGATTTACGCAGTGGTGGCAAGGTTCGGGTTGGGTATCAGTCCGGTAAATTTACATTTCGATTTGATTAA
- the aat gene encoding leucyl/phenylalanyl-tRNA--protein transferase, with amino-acid sequence MSCFQLGDELWFPPVDAAEDCGLLAVGGDLSPERLLLAYSLGIFPWYNPGEAILWWSPDPRCVLFPENLHISRSLKRFIRNTSYRVSFDENFPGVIYWCRRLRAGLDGRGTWITLEMKKAYTRLHELGFAHSVECWDDDQLIGGLYGVCIGRCFFGESMFSRSKNASKVVLIHLMAYLQQKGFELLDCQQTTDHLLSMGAQEVSRQEFQQYLQRANVPPYGPFVSQF; translated from the coding sequence ATGTCTTGCTTTCAACTCGGTGATGAACTCTGGTTCCCCCCAGTTGATGCTGCCGAGGATTGCGGATTACTAGCTGTTGGCGGTGATCTGTCCCCGGAACGTTTGCTGCTGGCTTATAGCTTGGGAATTTTCCCCTGGTATAATCCCGGAGAAGCAATTCTCTGGTGGTCACCGGATCCACGCTGTGTTCTTTTTCCGGAAAATCTGCATATCTCCCGTTCCCTGAAACGTTTTATCCGCAATACATCCTATCGGGTCAGTTTTGATGAAAATTTTCCCGGAGTTATTTACTGGTGTCGCAGACTTCGCGCTGGTCTTGATGGTCGTGGGACCTGGATTACTCTGGAAATGAAAAAGGCCTATACCCGCTTACATGAACTTGGCTTTGCCCATTCGGTTGAATGCTGGGATGATGATCAACTTATTGGAGGCTTGTACGGGGTCTGTATTGGTCGGTGTTTCTTTGGTGAGTCAATGTTCAGTCGGAGCAAGAATGCTTCAAAAGTTGTTTTAATCCATTTAATGGCGTATCTACAACAAAAGGGGTTTGAATTGCTTGATTGCCAGCAGACGACTGACCATCTTCTCAGTATGGGAGCTCAGGAAGTTTCCCGACAAGAATTTCAGCAATATTTACAGCGAGCAAACGTTCCCCCTTATGGTCCTTTTGTCAGTCAGTTTTGA
- a CDS encoding thiamine pyrophosphate-binding protein, with amino-acid sequence MTKNAMNEISPRRGGKLLLELLESEGVEYVFGNPGTTELPFIDALIDSKKIKYIWGLQEASVVAMADGYAQASGRPGFVNLHTAGGLGHGLGNLLNAKVSGTPLVVTAGQQDSRHSITDPLLFGDLTQIATPAVKWAQEVHSAAQLPILIRRAFEDCAAAQSGPVFLSLPMDVMEEMTSVPIPPRSNVDRRPVAGSLDLLADELAAIKPGRIAIIAGDEISNHDATPEVVALAEMLGAPVFGSSWPAHLPYPTNHSLWAGNLPTKATEIHAAVNDFDCIFALGGKSFITILYSEGSALPEQCELFQLSVDGRDLGRSYPTKLSVVGDIQKSLKVLNPLLSEKLASQATVFSGLLEDARQQQRKRHEQLLLETTQLSSLEYIHPLIAAQEMARGIGSDTAIVDEAVVTAVHLRKFLNRNTVRRYSFLRGGALGWGMPAAIGYSLGLGREPVVCLVGDGAALYSPQAMWTAAHEKLPITFVVVNNREYNVLKNFMRSQPHFTSARENKFIAMDIVDPVIDYLALAKSMGIPAKRIERASDIAAAIQTGIATGRPNLIEILVKE; translated from the coding sequence ATGACGAAGAATGCGATGAATGAAATCTCTCCACGAAGAGGCGGGAAGCTGCTTCTGGAATTACTTGAAAGTGAAGGGGTGGAATATGTTTTTGGTAATCCCGGGACCACGGAGTTGCCTTTTATTGATGCCCTGATAGACAGTAAAAAAATTAAATATATATGGGGATTGCAGGAGGCAAGTGTTGTTGCGATGGCCGATGGTTATGCCCAGGCTTCGGGCCGTCCGGGATTTGTCAATTTACATACAGCAGGCGGTCTGGGACATGGTCTTGGCAACCTGTTGAATGCCAAGGTCTCTGGCACTCCATTGGTTGTGACTGCAGGGCAACAGGATTCGCGGCACTCCATCACGGATCCACTTTTATTTGGGGATTTGACCCAGATTGCCACTCCAGCGGTAAAGTGGGCACAGGAAGTTCACTCGGCGGCACAGCTTCCAATTCTGATTAGACGGGCTTTTGAAGATTGTGCTGCGGCCCAGTCGGGTCCGGTTTTCCTGTCCCTGCCCATGGACGTCATGGAGGAAATGACCTCCGTTCCTATTCCGCCACGTTCGAATGTCGATCGACGTCCGGTAGCCGGATCGCTTGATTTACTGGCTGATGAGCTTGCAGCCATCAAGCCCGGACGGATTGCCATTATTGCCGGAGATGAGATATCAAACCATGATGCAACGCCGGAAGTTGTCGCTCTGGCAGAAATGCTGGGCGCACCGGTTTTTGGGTCCTCCTGGCCGGCGCATCTCCCTTATCCGACCAATCATTCTTTGTGGGCTGGAAACTTGCCGACCAAGGCAACCGAAATTCATGCCGCTGTTAATGACTTTGATTGTATTTTTGCTCTTGGAGGAAAATCCTTTATCACGATTCTCTACTCTGAAGGGTCTGCTTTGCCGGAACAGTGTGAGCTTTTTCAGCTATCTGTTGATGGTCGAGATCTGGGTCGCAGTTATCCGACCAAATTATCGGTGGTTGGGGATATTCAAAAATCATTGAAGGTTTTGAATCCATTATTGTCGGAAAAACTGGCCTCTCAAGCGACGGTTTTTTCCGGTTTACTTGAGGATGCCAGGCAGCAACAGCGAAAACGGCATGAGCAGTTGTTGCTGGAGACGACTCAATTGAGTTCGCTGGAATATATCCATCCGCTTATTGCGGCTCAGGAAATGGCGCGGGGAATTGGTTCGGACACGGCGATCGTTGATGAAGCGGTTGTCACGGCGGTTCATTTGCGTAAATTTTTAAACCGGAATACTGTGCGACGATATTCTTTTTTACGTGGTGGCGCTCTGGGTTGGGGGATGCCCGCAGCAATTGGTTATTCGCTGGGCTTAGGGCGTGAACCCGTTGTTTGCCTGGTTGGAGATGGGGCCGCGCTCTATTCACCGCAAGCAATGTGGACGGCAGCGCATGAAAAACTTCCGATCACATTTGTTGTGGTGAATAACCGTGAGTACAATGTGTTGAAAAACTTCATGCGGTCGCAGCCGCACTTTACTTCAGCGCGAGAAAATAAATTTATTGCCATGGATATTGTTGATCCGGTTATTGACTATCTTGCTCTGGCAAAGTCAATGGGGATTCCGGCGAAGAGAATTGAGCGGGCCAGTGATATTGCCGCGGCGATTCAGACCGGAATTGCAACCGGACGACCGAATCTCATAGAAATATTAGTGAAAGAATAA
- a CDS encoding FAD-dependent oxidoreductase, whose protein sequence is MKTYDVLIIGGGPAAITIAKILGKIKKVGVIRPEDYSMIYCAMPYAIEKVVALEKTFKQDSIVTESGADLIRDKVASVDFEAKTVLTEQAQSFGYDKLVIATGSVPFLPPIEGIDFEGVFVFKSEDDLKCLNEAVRTKKLKKAVVVGAGAIGVELALALNNSGLECHLVDMAKTVLPNLLDPEMSVDAEAELKNAGLKLHLGSKTEKIIGNQQAEKIVLDTGEVIDLTDEDNSHGIVVFAVGMRPKVRIFKDSPLEIGKLGIVVDSKMQTNIPDVYSVGDCAQFVSGITGELTEGKLATNAVPMARLLAKNMLGANREYSGFFNGAATKAGNLFIGGTGLSEEAAKKKYDVVTCHSELTTTFPIMPEAKPVKMKLVADRKTLRVLGAQVVSGNPVADKIDIITLAIQSKLTVVDMANFSYSAQPYQSFFPANNLIVACSEGILDKVNSDDLVH, encoded by the coding sequence GTGAAAACGTATGATGTATTAATTATCGGTGGTGGCCCTGCTGCAATTACAATTGCCAAAATTTTAGGGAAGATCAAGAAAGTCGGCGTCATTCGGCCTGAAGACTATTCTATGATTTATTGTGCCATGCCCTATGCCATTGAAAAAGTTGTTGCTTTGGAAAAAACCTTTAAGCAGGACAGTATCGTCACTGAGTCTGGTGCGGATTTAATTCGTGATAAAGTGGCAAGTGTCGATTTTGAGGCTAAAACCGTATTGACGGAACAGGCCCAGTCTTTCGGTTATGACAAACTGGTTATTGCTACCGGTTCAGTGCCATTCTTACCACCTATCGAAGGGATCGATTTCGAAGGTGTGTTTGTTTTCAAATCCGAAGATGATCTCAAATGTTTAAATGAAGCAGTTAGAACTAAAAAACTCAAAAAAGCCGTTGTTGTCGGTGCGGGTGCAATTGGGGTTGAACTTGCCCTGGCCTTGAATAATTCCGGGTTGGAATGTCATTTAGTCGACATGGCGAAAACCGTGCTCCCTAACCTCCTTGATCCTGAGATGTCGGTTGATGCAGAAGCAGAATTAAAAAATGCCGGTCTGAAATTGCATTTAGGCAGCAAAACAGAAAAGATTATCGGCAACCAACAAGCAGAAAAAATTGTTCTGGACACCGGGGAAGTTATTGACCTGACAGATGAAGACAACTCTCATGGGATCGTAGTTTTTGCCGTAGGAATGCGTCCCAAAGTAAGAATATTCAAAGATTCCCCATTGGAAATTGGGAAACTGGGCATTGTTGTCGACAGTAAGATGCAGACAAATATTCCGGATGTCTACTCAGTTGGAGACTGTGCACAATTTGTCAGTGGCATTACCGGTGAATTGACAGAAGGAAAACTGGCAACGAATGCTGTCCCGATGGCGAGACTTTTAGCCAAAAACATGCTCGGTGCAAACCGGGAATATTCCGGTTTTTTCAATGGCGCAGCAACCAAAGCCGGTAATTTATTTATTGGGGGAACAGGATTGAGCGAAGAGGCTGCCAAAAAGAAGTATGATGTTGTCACCTGCCATTCTGAATTAACCACGACCTTCCCCATTATGCCGGAAGCAAAACCGGTGAAAATGAAGCTTGTCGCCGACCGAAAAACCTTGAGAGTTCTGGGCGCGCAAGTTGTCAGTGGCAACCCGGTTGCCGACAAGATCGATATTATCACTCTCGCCATTCAGAGTAAGCTGACCGTTGTCGATATGGCTAACTTCAGCTATTCGGCACAGCCATACCAGTCATTCTTTCCGGCTAACAACCTGATCGTCGCTTGTTCAGAAGGTATTCTGGATAAAGTCAATTCGGATGACCTGGTTCACTAA